A DNA window from Bradyrhizobium barranii subsp. barranii contains the following coding sequences:
- a CDS encoding usg protein, with translation MGLRSGGVSEDFRKQLLGYGLTTAQILYRMPDHPSLLQTYVWQNYDMFPKFPALKDFLAFWQEKLDGPLHSVTVAHSKLIKPAELRAVDGVFRLH, from the coding sequence ATGGGCTTGCGGAGTGGGGGCGTTTCCGAAGATTTCCGGAAACAGCTTTTGGGTTACGGGCTGACGACGGCGCAAATTCTCTATCGGATGCCCGATCATCCCTCGCTTCTCCAGACCTACGTCTGGCAGAACTACGACATGTTTCCGAAATTTCCGGCGCTGAAGGATTTCCTGGCGTTCTGGCAGGAGAAGCTCGACGGTCCGCTCCATTCGGTGACCGTCGCGCATTCCAAGCTGATCAAGCCGGCCGAGCTGCGCGCCGTGGATGGCGTGTTCCGGCTGCATTGA
- a CDS encoding co-chaperone GroES, protein MKFRPLHDRVVVKRIDAEEKTAGGIIIPDTAKEKPSQGEVVAVGPGGRDEAGKLIPIDLKVGDRVLFGKWSGTEVKIDNVDLLIMKESDIMGVLDVPASKKKAA, encoded by the coding sequence ATGAAATTCCGTCCGCTTCACGACCGCGTCGTGGTCAAGCGTATCGACGCAGAAGAGAAGACCGCCGGCGGCATCATCATCCCCGACACTGCCAAGGAAAAGCCCTCGCAGGGCGAAGTCGTCGCCGTCGGCCCCGGTGGCCGCGACGAAGCTGGCAAGCTGATCCCGATCGACCTGAAGGTCGGCGACCGCGTGCTGTTCGGCAAGTGGTCCGGCACTGAAGTCAAGATCGACAACGTCGACCTGCTGATCATGAAGGAAAGCGACATCATGGGCGTCCTCGACGTCCCCGCTTCCAAGAAGAAGGCGGCCTAA
- the groL gene encoding chaperonin GroEL (60 kDa chaperone family; promotes refolding of misfolded polypeptides especially under stressful conditions; forms two stacked rings of heptamers to form a barrel-shaped 14mer; ends can be capped by GroES; misfolded proteins enter the barrel where they are refolded when GroES binds), which translates to MSAKEVKFGVDARDKMLRGVDILANAVKVTLGPKGRNVVLDKSFGAPRITKDGVTVAKEIELDDKFENMGAQMVREVASKSADAAGDGTTTATVLAAAIVREGAKSVAAGMNPMDLKRGIDLAVEAVVADLVKNSKKVTSNDEIAQVGTISANGDAEIGKFLSDAMKKVGNEGVITVEEAKSLETELDVVEGMQFDRGYISPYFVTNADKMRVEMDDAYILINEKKLSSLNELLPLLEAVVQTGKPLVIVAEDVEGEALATLVVNRLRGGLKVAAVKAPGFGDRRKAMLQDIAILTGGQAISEDLGIKLENVTLNMLGRAKKVMIDKENTTIVNGAGKKADIEARVAQIKAQIEETTSDYDREKLQERLAKLAGGVAVIRVGGATEVEVKERKDRVDDAMHATRAAVEEGIVPGGGVALLRASEQLKGLRTKNDDQKTGVEIVRKALSAPARQIAINAGEDGSVIVGKILENKTYAYGFDSQTGEYVNLVTKGIIDPTKVVRTAIQNAASVAALLITTEAMVAELPKKGGAGPAMPPGGGMGGMDF; encoded by the coding sequence ATGTCAGCTAAAGAAGTCAAATTCGGCGTCGATGCACGCGACAAGATGCTGCGTGGCGTCGACATCCTCGCCAACGCCGTCAAGGTGACGCTCGGCCCCAAGGGCCGCAACGTCGTCCTCGACAAGTCGTTCGGCGCTCCCCGCATCACCAAGGACGGCGTCACCGTCGCCAAGGAGATCGAGCTCGACGACAAGTTCGAGAACATGGGCGCGCAGATGGTGCGCGAAGTCGCCTCCAAGTCGGCTGACGCGGCCGGCGACGGCACCACCACCGCAACCGTGCTCGCGGCTGCGATCGTTCGTGAAGGCGCAAAGTCGGTTGCCGCCGGCATGAACCCGATGGACCTGAAGCGTGGTATCGACCTGGCCGTGGAAGCCGTGGTCGCCGACCTCGTCAAGAACTCCAAGAAGGTCACCTCGAACGACGAGATCGCCCAGGTCGGCACCATCTCCGCCAACGGCGATGCCGAAATCGGCAAGTTCCTCTCCGACGCCATGAAGAAGGTCGGCAACGAGGGTGTCATCACCGTCGAGGAAGCCAAGTCGCTCGAGACCGAGCTCGACGTCGTCGAGGGCATGCAGTTCGACCGCGGCTACATCTCGCCCTACTTCGTCACCAACGCCGACAAGATGCGCGTTGAGATGGACGACGCCTACATCCTGATCAACGAGAAGAAGCTCTCCTCGCTGAACGAGCTGCTGCCGCTGCTCGAGGCCGTGGTGCAGACCGGCAAGCCGCTGGTCATCGTCGCCGAGGACGTCGAAGGCGAAGCGCTTGCGACCCTCGTCGTGAACCGTCTGCGCGGTGGTCTGAAGGTCGCGGCCGTCAAGGCTCCGGGCTTCGGCGATCGCCGCAAGGCCATGCTGCAGGACATCGCGATCCTGACCGGCGGCCAGGCGATCTCGGAAGATCTCGGCATCAAGCTCGAGAACGTCACGCTCAACATGCTCGGTCGCGCCAAGAAGGTGATGATCGACAAGGAGAACACCACGATCGTCAACGGCGCCGGCAAGAAGGCCGACATCGAGGCGCGCGTGGCCCAGATCAAGGCGCAGATCGAGGAGACCACCTCGGACTACGACCGTGAGAAGCTCCAGGAGCGTCTCGCCAAGCTCGCAGGCGGCGTCGCGGTGATCCGCGTCGGCGGCGCGACCGAGGTCGAGGTGAAGGAGCGCAAGGATCGCGTTGATGACGCGATGCATGCGACCCGCGCGGCTGTCGAGGAAGGCATCGTCCCGGGCGGCGGCGTCGCCCTGCTCCGTGCTTCCGAGCAGCTCAAGGGCCTGCGCACCAAGAACGACGACCAGAAGACCGGCGTCGAGATCGTGCGCAAGGCGCTCTCCGCGCCGGCCCGCCAGATCGCGATCAACGCCGGTGAAGACGGTTCGGTGATCGTCGGCAAGATCCTGGAGAACAAGACCTACGCTTACGGCTTCGACTCCCAGACCGGCGAGTACGTCAACCTCGTCACCAAGGGCATCATCGACCCGACCAAGGTCGTCCGTACCGCGATCCAGAACGCAGCCTCGGTTGCCGCGCTCCTGATCACCACGGAAGCCATGGTCGCCGAGCTGCCCAAGAAGGGCGGCGCCGGTCCGGCGATGCCCCCGGGCGGCGGCATGGGCGGCATGGACTTCTGA